In the genome of Maribacter forsetii DSM 18668, the window GCGGAAACATGTCTACAGGCTGAACCTTGGTTATATTGTACATCTCTTTCATTAGTTCTAAATCTCTTGCCTGTGTAGCGCTATTACAGCTTACGTAAACAACTTTTTTAGGTGCAATGTTCAATATTTGCTGAACTACATCTTTATGCATTCCATCTCGTGGAGGATCGGTAATAATAACATCTGGCACACCATTTTGAGCAATAAATTGTTCGTTGAAAACATTTTTCATATCGCCAACAAAGAAATCAACGTTTTCAATTTCGTTTCGCTCTGCGTTTGCCTTGGCATCTAAAATTGCTTCAGGTACCGATTCTATACCTATTACTTTTTTAGCTTTTTTAGAAACAAATTGTGCAATGGTACCTGTACCTGTGTATAAATCATACACCAATTCATCACCATTTAAATTTGCAAAATTTCTGGTGATTTTATAAAGCTCGTAAGCTTGCTCTGAATTCGTTTGATAAAAAGACTTGGCATTGATTTTAAATTTTAGTCCTTCCATTTCTTCGAAAATATGATCTCTACCAGAAAAACAGATAATCTCTTGATCGTAAATAGTATCGTTCTGTTTTGGATTGATTACATATAATAATGATGTAATCTCTGGGAAAGTTGTAGAAAGATGATTTAAAAGCAATTCTCTTTTCTCTTTATCATCTTCAAAAAACTGAACTAAAATCATTATTTCACCTATAGAACTAGTACGTATCATTAATGTACGTAGCAATCCATATTGGTTTCTTGGATTAAAAAATGTTAATCCGTTTTCAGTGGCAAATTTTTTAGTCTCTAAACGTATTGCGTTTGATGGGTCTTTTTGTAAATGACATTTTTTAATGTCCAAAATCTTGTCCCACATGCCTGGTATATGAAAACCTAAGGCATTTCTATCTTCTATTTGATTATCTGATCTTACTTCTTCTAGCGTTAACCAACGACTGTCAGAAAAAGAAAATTCCATTTTGTTTCTGTAGAAGTATTGTTGTTCTGAACCAAGTATAGGTGTTAGCTCTGGCAAATCTAAATGACCTATTCTTTTTAGGTTATTCTCTACTTCTTTCTGCTTGTAAAAAAGTTGGTGTTCATAGCCCATATCTTGCCATTTACAACCTCCACAAACATTAAAATGCTGACAAACCGGGTCTACTCTTTTATCTGAAAGACTGTGAAAATTAATAGCAGTTCCTTCAAAATAAGCTTTTCTTTTTTTTGTAGTTTGTACATCTACCACGTCGCCAGGTACGGTGTTATTTAAGAAAATAACCCTACCATCTGGGGCTTTACCAATAGTTTTTCCTTTTGCAGCAGCATCAGTTACCGTTACATTTTCAAAAACTACTCGCTTTGTCTTTTTTCGCATGTGGCAAAAATAAGCATCCCATGGCATTTATTATAACTAATAAACCTAGTAGCCTTGTTATATTTAGTTAAATATGACCGTTCAAGTAGCTAATCAAATGTTTACCTAATTATTTAAATAAAAAAAGTCAGGGAATCTTTAGTTTAAGATTCCCTGACTTTGAACAGTAAAATATATTTTACTACTATTTGTTCTTATTGAATTTGTTTAAAATTCTTTCCATTTGCTTGCCAGCAGCTTCTCTACCGCCTAAGCCAAATGATAGTGCAATGGTTACTGCAATAGTACCCAATGTAATACCAAAAACCATATTGATAATTTCATCACCAATACCCATGGTCTTAAGACCCATTGCTAAGAAAATAGCTAAAATGCACATTCTTACAATTGAAGCAACAAAAAGACTGCTTTCATCTTTAGCCATAGCTTTGTGAGCTGTAGAGGCAATCCAATTTCCTATAATTAAAATTACTAATCCGAAAAGAATATTTCCAGAAACACCTACTAAAGTGTCAAGTACATTGGTAAGTTTTTCAAATTCTAGTTTTTCTAATGCAGTCGTAATTCCAAAAAGAACAATGAAAAAGTAAACAACATTACCTAAAAGTTTTGAAAGGTTTGTATTAGATGATAAGCTGCTTAAATTCATTCTGTTTACAATACCATCTAAATTTAAACTTTCTAATAAATCTGTAACCAAACTAGCAACAAATCTACCACCTATAACGAAGATTAAAAGAATTAGAACAGCAACGATGATTTTTGGTATGGCAGCAAAAAATTGTTCTAGCATATGTGTTGCAGGAACAGAGATAGCATCCATATTTAAGATGTTCAATGCGGTTATCAATAGCGGAATAAAGATAAAAATGAAAACTACTTTTTTAAGGATGTTTACTAAATCCAAATTTTCCGGAAGTTTTAATTTAGGTACAAAACTTTGTATAGTTTCGCCTGAAAGACCTACTAATTCAGATACAATAGTAGCTAGCATATAACCTATATAGCCTACTAAACCTGCACCTACAATATTTGGTATGTAATCTGTAAAGCCATTAAGTAGGTTCTTAACTGGATCTAAAACGCTCGTCATACCTAACTTTTCTAAAGCAAGCATAAACACAAAAATCATGATAAAGAAGTATACTAATTTTCCAATAAAAGAAGAAAGTACCACTTTACCTGTTCCAAGTTTGCTGTCAACATTGGTTCGTTTAATTAATTTTGTAATAAGCCTTTTCAAAAATCCGGCAATAAACCATCCTATCAAAAGGATCAGTATTGCGCCGATGGTAGTTGGTAAAAAATCGCCGACTGAGTTAGAAAGGCTGGTCATCATGTTCTCTAAATAATTCATAGTGTTCTTTTTATAATAAATTGGTTGTATTAATTAAGACACCATATTTTGTTAAAGGTCACACTTAATGGTAGTTCATAGGTTCTTTTCATATTTATAGTAGTTCAAAAAAAATATTTATTAAGTTTGTAATTCTACAGGATGATTTCTCTCCCACGCTGAATTTTCGCCCCGATGACTTTTTCGGGATTTGAAAGGAAAAAGGTATAGAAGGAATTGCTAAAGTTTTATTTAAAGTAATTTTTATCATGTCAATTTTAGAAAACATCACTTCTAAGGATGCTATTGCATTAGAAGAAAAACACGGTGCCCACAATTATCACCCTTTACCTGTTGTATTAAGTAAAGGGGAAGGTGTTCATGTTTGGGATGTGGAAGGAAAAAAATATTATGATTTTCTTTCTGCGTACTCTGCCGTAAATCAAGGGCATTGTCACCCCAAAATTGTAAACGCCATGACAGAACAAGCAAAAACATTGTCTTTGACTTCTAGA includes:
- the rlmD gene encoding 23S rRNA (uracil(1939)-C(5))-methyltransferase RlmD — translated: MRKKTKRVVFENVTVTDAAAKGKTIGKAPDGRVIFLNNTVPGDVVDVQTTKKRKAYFEGTAINFHSLSDKRVDPVCQHFNVCGGCKWQDMGYEHQLFYKQKEVENNLKRIGHLDLPELTPILGSEQQYFYRNKMEFSFSDSRWLTLEEVRSDNQIEDRNALGFHIPGMWDKILDIKKCHLQKDPSNAIRLETKKFATENGLTFFNPRNQYGLLRTLMIRTSSIGEIMILVQFFEDDKEKRELLLNHLSTTFPEITSLLYVINPKQNDTIYDQEIICFSGRDHIFEEMEGLKFKINAKSFYQTNSEQAYELYKITRNFANLNGDELVYDLYTGTGTIAQFVSKKAKKVIGIESVPEAILDAKANAERNEIENVDFFVGDMKNVFNEQFIAQNGVPDVIITDPPRDGMHKDVVQQILNIAPKKVVYVSCNSATQARDLELMKEMYNITKVQPVDMFPQTHHVENVVLLEKKV
- a CDS encoding mechanosensitive ion channel, which codes for MNYLENMMTSLSNSVGDFLPTTIGAILILLIGWFIAGFLKRLITKLIKRTNVDSKLGTGKVVLSSFIGKLVYFFIMIFVFMLALEKLGMTSVLDPVKNLLNGFTDYIPNIVGAGLVGYIGYMLATIVSELVGLSGETIQSFVPKLKLPENLDLVNILKKVVFIFIFIPLLITALNILNMDAISVPATHMLEQFFAAIPKIIVAVLILLIFVIGGRFVASLVTDLLESLNLDGIVNRMNLSSLSSNTNLSKLLGNVVYFFIVLFGITTALEKLEFEKLTNVLDTLVGVSGNILFGLVILIIGNWIASTAHKAMAKDESSLFVASIVRMCILAIFLAMGLKTMGIGDEIINMVFGITLGTIAVTIALSFGLGGREAAGKQMERILNKFNKNK